From a region of the Macrobrachium nipponense isolate FS-2020 chromosome 20, ASM1510439v2, whole genome shotgun sequence genome:
- the LOC135220473 gene encoding golgin subfamily A member 6-like protein 25 has product MAAKFERCLLETSFLKKDIATQQQKLQQLEEKNERNEQVISTQTSLIHSLQAEAIVRDQKIESLENALAEKETHKRDSIVIPRLERTMEELVYRCELLEAARKLMEEQTKGLQKDKDLEVKGLREEIESLKQIIQGLEDKSKNEVENLGSDTRAAESRGNRTETKIGSEEKKEAPTLEDIIPSEEASEVTSPREDYVPTTQSEAWKEELSTTSQFVAERAAFSIQKQKFQEEREAFIKERQYLDGEKENLNNKYKELEHIACGLDKHREALMSEKHQYQKENEIFAEQQRALHKNQQELYAREMELKENQQKLDDQQKALDEYHKERERRKGNLMQWELDLIKRRGELKHDQEKLQEWEQRVNIKERLLEEKMQKLKTKKSRKKKGASRWLASCLQLVRSRISLCLRNFPQLGRIRNWLSSSRSESESQWPEIFPTTSPSKGTLIRRDSPITAGGRTLMWRVTSCLVGWWMRSQEEKKEAPTLEDIIPSEEASEVTSPREDYVPTTQSEAWKEELSTTSQFAAERAAFSIQKQKFQEEREAFIKERQYLDGEKEKLNNKYKELEHIACGLDKHREALMSEKHQYQKENEIFAEQQRALHKNQQELYAREMELKENQQKLDDQQKALDEYHKERERRKGNLMQWELDLIKRRGELEHDQEKLREWEQRVNIKERLLEEKMQKLKTKKSRKKKGASRWLASCLQLVRSRISLCLRNFPQLGRIRNWLSPSRSESESQWPEIFPTTSPSKGTLIRRDSPITAGGRTLMWRVTSCLVGWWMRSQGERDTRGP; this is encoded by the exons ATGGCGGCGAAATTCGAACGCTGCCTCCTAGAGACGAGCTTTCTGAAGAAGGACATCGCGACCCAACAACAAAAGCTGCAGCAGTTGGaggagaagaatgaaagaaatgaacAAGTGATCTCGACCCAGACCAGTCTCATACACTCATTACAAGCGGAAGCGATCGTGAGGGACCAGAAGATCGAATCTCTGGAGAATGCTCTTGCAGAAAAGGAAACCCATAAGAGAGATTCGATCGTCATCCCTCGTCTGGAAAGAACAATGGAAGAGCTGGTCTATCGATGCGAGCTTCTGGAGGCAGCGAGGAAACTGATGGAGGAACAAACAAAGGGACTTCAAAAGGATAAGGACTTGGAAGTGAAAGGCCTCCGTGAGGAAATCGAATCCCTCAAGCAAATTATACAAGGACTGGAGGACAAGTCCAAAAACGAAGTCGAGAATCTAGGATCAGACACGAGGGCAGCTGAATCTCGAGGGAACAGAACTGAAACGAAGATTGGATCAGAGGAAAAAAAGGAAGCTCCGACTTTGGAGGACATCATCCCCAGTGAGGAGGCTTCAGAAGTTACCTCCCCTAGGGAGGATTACGTCCCCACCACCCAAAGCGAGGCCTGGAAGGAGGAGCTCAGCACGACCTCACAATTTGTTGCTGAGAGAGCAGCCTTCAGCATACAGAAACAAAAGTTCCAAGAGGAAAGAGAAGCCTTCATCAAGGAGAGGCAATACCTCGATGGAGAGAAGGAAAATTTGAATAATAAGTACAAGGAGCTGGAACACATTGCTTGTGGTCTTGACAAGCACAGAGAAGCATTGATGTCAGAGAAGCACCAATACCAAAAGGAAAACGAGATTTTTGCGGAACAACAGAGAGCGCTGCATAAAAATCAGCAAGAGCTGTATGCTAGAGAGATGGAACTGAAAGAAAACCAGCAAAAGCTGGATGATCAGCAGAAGGCATTGGATGAATATCATAAAGAACGAGAACGACGGAAAGGAAACCTCATGCAATGGGAATTAGATCTCATTAAAAGAAGGGGAGAACTGAAACATGATCAAGAAAAGTTGCAGGAATGGGAGCAAAGGGTGAATATAAAAGAGAGACTACTGGaagaaaaaatgcagaaattGAAGACAAAAAAGTCTCGTAAGAAGAAAGGAGCATCTCGATGGCTGGCGAGTTGCCTCCAACTCGTCAGGAGTAGGATATCTTTATGTCTGAGGAATTTTCCTCAACTCGGGAGGATACGTAATTGGCTCTCATCATCTCGGAGTGAGAGTGAGAGCCAATGGCCAGAGATCTTCCCAACCACCTCGCCAAGCAAAGGAACTCTTATCCGGCGAGATTCCCCCATCACGGCAGGTGGAAGAACTCTCATGTGGAGAGTCACCAGCTGTTTAGTGGGTTGGTGGATGAGGTCTCAGG AGGAAAAAAAGGAAGCTCCGACGTTGGAGGACATCATCCCCAGTGAGGAGGCTTCAGAAGTTACCTCCCCTAGGGAGGATTACGTCCCCACCACCCAAAGCGAGGCCTGGAAGGAGGAGCTCAGCACGACCTCACAATTTGCTGCTGAGAGAGCAGCCTTCAGCATACAGAAACAAAAGTTCCAAGAGGAAAGAGAAGCCTTCATCAAGGAGAGGCAATACCTCGatggagagaaggaaaaattgaatAATAAGTACAAGGAGCTGGAACACATTGCTTGTGGTCTTGACAAGCACAGAGAAGCATTGATGTCAGAGAAGCACCAATACCAAAAGGAAAACGAGATTTTTGCGGAACAACAGAGAGCGCTGCATAAAAATCAGCAAGAGCTGTATGCTAGAGAGATGGAACTGAAAGAAAACCAGCAAAAGCTGGATGATCAGCAGAAGGCATTGGATGAATATCATAAAGAACGGGAACGACGGAAAGGAAACCTCATGCAATGGGAATTAGATCTCATTAAAAGAAGGGGAGAACTGGAACATGATCAAGAAAAGTTGCGGGAATGGGAACAAAGGGTGAATATAAAAGAGAGACTACTGGaagaaaaaatgcagaaattGAAGACAAAAAAGTCTCGTAAGAAGAAAGGAGCATCTCGATGGCTGGCGAGTTGCCTCCAACTCGTCAGGAGTAGGATATCTTTATGTCTGAGGAATTTTCCTCAACTCGGGAGGATACGTAATTGGCTCTCACCATCTCGGAGTGAGAGTGAGAGCCAATGGCCAGAGATCTTCCCAACCACCTCGCCAAGCAAAGGAACTCTTATCCGGCGAGATTCCCCCATCACGGCAGGTGGAAGAACTCTCATGTGGAGAGTCACCAGCTGTTTAGTGGGTTGGTGGATGAGGTCTCAGGGTGAGAGGGACACCAGAGGCCCATAG